In a single window of the Rhodamnia argentea isolate NSW1041297 chromosome 2, ASM2092103v1, whole genome shotgun sequence genome:
- the LOC115757533 gene encoding peroxisomal membrane protein 11A — MEPPTSRAPPPLDPSPTTTKNPAATATSKTRDRDFLLHLEAYLAKRDGVDKVLKISRYAAKIILSSSLLPETLPLHRRLKGFESSVGLSRKAFRVGKFVQDVNAFRASHLDSGQDLILSLIAYGGEGIYYFVEQFVWLAKSGLIDGRHSRVLSKISAWAEFVGYIGSVNLKIRDLRRLREDEACVESSIEIATSRGINPKEEELKLRKLREKKLMKKMSVVQDLADGLMALADIRDGKGRLSAPLLLSSAGLVSALISTHKNWVSC; from the coding sequence ATGGAACCACCGACGTCTCGAGCTCCACCCCCGCTCGATCCGTCCCCGACCACCACCAAAAACCCGGCCGCGACGGCCACGAGCAAAACCAGAGACAGGGACTTCCTCCTCCACCTCGAGGCCTACCTCGCCAAGCGAGACGGCGTCGACAAGGTCCTCAAAATCTCCAGGTACGCCGCGAAGATCatcctctcctcctccctcctgcCCGAAACCCTACCCCTCCATCGCCGCCTCAAGGGCTTCGAGTCCAGCGTCGGCCTGAGCCGGAAGGCCTTCCGGGTCGGCAAGTTCGTCCAGGACGTGAACGCCTTCCGAGCCTCGCACCTCGACTCCGGGCAGGACCTGATCCTCTCCCTCATCGCCTACGGCGGCGAGGGGATATACTACTTCGTCGAGCAGTTCGTCTGGTTGGCGAAATCCGGCCTCATCGATGGCCGCCACTCGCGTGTTCTGTCGAAGATCAGCGCGTGGGCGGAGTTCGTCGGCTACATCGGCAGCGTGAATCTGAAAATTAGGGATTTGAGGAGGTTGCGGGAGGACGAGGCGTGCGTCGAGTCGAGCATCGAGATCGCGACGTCGAGGGGGATTAATCCCAAGGAGGAAGAGTTGAAATTGAGGAAGCTGAGGGAGAAGaagttgatgaagaagatgtccgTGGTTCAGGACCTGGCTGACGGATTGATGGCTTTGGCCGACATCAGGGACGGGAAGGGGCGGCTGTCGGCCCCGCTTTTGTTGTCGTCCGCGGGGCTCGTGTCGGCCCTGATTAGCACCCATAAGAACTGGGTGTCTTGTTGA